A genomic window from Desulfobotulus mexicanus includes:
- a CDS encoding diaminopimelate decarboxylase gives MPMSGEFKDRLFPRLPEIAAHFGTPFHIYDEKGILETGAKLKKHFSGIPGFREYYAVKALPNPSILKLMQSMGFGFDCSSRAELTLARKIGAGQQDILFTSNNTSQEDFDMALENGGCILNLDDISLIPKVPVMPETICFRYNPGPRRTGNAIIGNPVEAKYGITHEQVIPAYRAAMERGATRFGMHTMVVSNERNYTYMVETARMLLTLAADTEDALGIRFDFLNIGGGLGIPYRPEDSPLDLEAMGKEVTALFKDFEEKRGYMPALFMESGRFMTGPHGVLVTRAINHKETYRSYVGVDACMSSLMRPGMYDAYHHIDVLGKDSSPTDQPVDVVGALCENNDKFAVQRPLPPVEEGDLLVIHDTGAHGHAMGFNYNGQLRPQELLFHEDGGISRIRRGETIEDLFTTLTFQESRLNP, from the coding sequence ATGCCCATGTCCGGAGAGTTCAAAGACCGTCTTTTTCCCCGGCTGCCTGAAATTGCAGCCCACTTTGGCACCCCTTTTCACATTTATGACGAAAAGGGCATTCTGGAAACCGGTGCAAAGCTGAAAAAACATTTCAGCGGGATTCCGGGTTTCAGGGAATATTATGCCGTCAAGGCCCTGCCCAATCCCTCCATCCTCAAACTCATGCAATCCATGGGATTTGGCTTTGACTGCAGCTCCAGAGCCGAACTGACCCTGGCAAGGAAGATCGGTGCAGGCCAGCAGGACATCCTGTTCACATCCAACAACACATCACAGGAAGATTTTGACATGGCCCTTGAAAACGGGGGCTGCATTCTCAACCTTGATGACATCAGTCTCATTCCCAAGGTTCCCGTGATGCCTGAAACCATCTGCTTCCGTTACAACCCCGGTCCCAGACGCACAGGAAATGCCATCATCGGTAATCCCGTGGAAGCCAAATACGGCATCACCCACGAACAGGTGATTCCCGCCTACAGGGCTGCCATGGAAAGGGGAGCCACCCGCTTTGGCATGCACACCATGGTGGTATCCAATGAGAGAAATTATACCTATATGGTGGAAACAGCACGCATGCTCCTCACCCTTGCGGCAGATACGGAAGATGCCCTGGGCATACGATTTGATTTCCTCAATATCGGAGGCGGGCTTGGCATTCCCTACAGACCGGAGGATTCACCGCTGGACCTGGAAGCCATGGGAAAAGAAGTCACAGCCCTTTTCAAAGATTTTGAAGAAAAACGGGGATACATGCCCGCCCTTTTCATGGAGTCCGGCCGTTTTATGACCGGTCCCCATGGCGTGCTGGTGACCCGGGCCATCAATCACAAGGAGACCTACCGCAGCTATGTTGGCGTAGATGCCTGCATGTCTTCGCTCATGCGACCGGGGATGTATGATGCCTACCACCATATCGATGTTCTGGGAAAAGACAGCAGCCCGACAGATCAGCCCGTGGACGTGGTAGGTGCCCTCTGTGAAAACAACGACAAGTTTGCAGTCCAGAGGCCCCTGCCCCCGGTGGAGGAAGGAGACCTTCTCGTCATCCATGACACCGGTGCCCACGGCCATGCCATGGGTTTCAACTACAACGGCCAGCTTAGGCCCCAGGAACTGCTCTTCCATGAAGACGGAGGCATCTCCCGCATACGCAGGGGAGAAACCATAGAGGATCTTTTTACCACCCTCACCTTTCAGGAAAGCAGGCTGAATCCGTGA
- a CDS encoding chemotaxis response regulator CheY, with the protein MDTSIRILCVDDFATMRRILKNILKQLGFTNITEADDGTTALEELKKGKFDLIISDWNMPKMSGLELLKTVRGMDDYKDIPFLMVTAEAQKQNVVEAVQAGVSNYVVKPFTAESISEKIEKILAK; encoded by the coding sequence ATGGATACTTCCATTAGAATCCTTTGCGTTGATGACTTTGCCACCATGCGTCGTATCTTGAAGAATATTCTCAAGCAGCTTGGTTTTACTAATATCACTGAGGCTGATGACGGAACAACGGCTTTGGAAGAGTTGAAAAAAGGAAAGTTTGATCTGATTATTTCAGACTGGAATATGCCGAAAATGTCAGGACTTGAACTTCTCAAGACAGTCAGAGGGATGGATGATTACAAAGATATTCCCTTTCTCATGGTAACGGCGGAAGCCCAGAAGCAGAATGTTGTGGAGGCGGTGCAGGCTGGGGTTTCCAATTATGTTGTGAAGCCTTTCACTGCTGAGTCCATATCTGAGAAGATAGAAAAAATTCTTGCAAAATAA
- a CDS encoding Lrp/AsnC family transcriptional regulator: MIDDISLQILKILQEKARIPNVEVARQVGLAPSAVLERIRKLEKQGIIDGYEVRLNPEKLHRNLVAFLQISLVRPEAYEDVAAALTALPDTQEVHFVSGDDVFLVKMRSSCVAELHHTIQKQIAGLPGIARVNTRIALATHKESATIPLDAISPETRSSTV, translated from the coding sequence ATGATCGATGATATCAGTCTGCAGATTCTGAAAATACTTCAGGAAAAGGCCAGGATTCCCAATGTGGAAGTGGCCCGGCAGGTGGGCCTTGCTCCCTCAGCAGTACTGGAACGTATCCGGAAACTGGAAAAACAGGGTATCATAGACGGCTATGAAGTCCGTCTGAACCCTGAAAAACTGCACCGGAATCTGGTGGCCTTTTTACAGATCTCCCTTGTCCGACCGGAAGCATATGAGGATGTGGCTGCGGCACTGACAGCCCTTCCCGACACCCAGGAGGTACATTTTGTCTCCGGAGATGATGTCTTTCTTGTGAAAATGCGCAGCTCCTGTGTTGCAGAACTTCACCATACGATTCAAAAACAGATTGCAGGCCTTCCGGGCATTGCAAGGGTCAATACGCGGATTGCCCTGGCCACCCACAAGGAAAGCGCCACAATTCCGCTGGATGCCATCAGCCCTGAAACCCGCAGCAGCACAGTATAA
- a CDS encoding PilZ domain-containing protein, with protein sequence MVETVDGMGERRRMKRVAFETEVRLHVGEHEIRVEGSSLDLSQKGVFVATEVPLKEGTECRVEIQLSGMEEPIRLFMKGKIARIVNKGVGVEFFEMDLETFTHLRNVVLYNSDNGGGL encoded by the coding sequence ATGGTTGAAACAGTGGATGGTATGGGTGAAAGGCGACGGATGAAGCGGGTGGCCTTTGAGACCGAGGTGCGTCTTCATGTGGGGGAACATGAGATTCGTGTTGAGGGGAGTTCTCTGGACCTGAGCCAGAAGGGGGTTTTTGTTGCTACGGAAGTTCCTTTAAAAGAAGGAACGGAATGCCGTGTGGAGATCCAGCTTTCCGGTATGGAAGAGCCGATCCGTCTTTTCATGAAGGGTAAAATTGCACGCATTGTTAATAAGGGGGTGGGCGTAGAATTCTTTGAAATGGATCTGGAAACTTTTACCCATTTACGGAATGTGGTACTTTATAATAGTGATAATGGTGGTGGTTTATAA
- a CDS encoding chemotaxis protein CheX: MDATLINPFINATINVLETMAFVKSKPGKPFLKKEDVARGDVTGVIGLTGAANGTIAVTFDEGSILKVVSNMFGEPMTELNSEVADAVGEITNMISGQARRELEGLGKVFEAAIPSVVSGKNHTITHYTDGPKIAIPFTTEGGQFTIEVCLEK, translated from the coding sequence ATGGATGCAACACTGATCAATCCTTTTATCAACGCAACCATCAATGTGCTGGAAACCATGGCCTTTGTTAAATCAAAGCCGGGTAAGCCTTTTTTAAAAAAGGAAGATGTGGCCCGGGGAGATGTTACCGGGGTTATCGGACTGACCGGTGCTGCCAATGGCACCATAGCCGTTACCTTTGACGAAGGTTCTATTTTAAAGGTGGTTTCCAATATGTTCGGAGAACCCATGACGGAGCTTAACAGTGAGGTGGCCGATGCAGTGGGTGAGATTACCAATATGATATCCGGTCAGGCCCGTCGGGAGCTGGAAGGGCTGGGCAAGGTTTTTGAAGCGGCAATTCCCTCTGTGGTCAGCGGTAAGAATCATACCATTACCCATTATACGGATGGACCTAAGATTGCCATTCCCTTCACAACGGAGGGCGGACAGTTTACAATTGAAGTCTGTCTGGAAAAGTAA
- a CDS encoding DEAD/DEAH box helicase gives MQTTSFSTGNTNSLPILRLSRDLEVLRLPEQLKEDLCRTLRMENPKWLENQRMGRWNGNTAKHLFFYTEEKEGSLRIPRGFTRSLMLMLRSHNLSWELEDQRLCLPEVEFNFTGTLKDFQKQAVSAMAAKEFGTLNAPTGAGKTVMALALVAARKQPALIVVHTRELALQWASRIEQFLGIPKDLIGMIGGGKNRTGEKITVALVQSLVKNKEEISPHIGHIIVDECHRTPSKTFTDAVSAFPARYSLGLSATLFRRDNLARLIFWYLGDVHHAVDSRKLVRNGDILAAEVHFRKTDFKPFHDPVTAYAKMMKELITDKDRNHLIAEDVARQCRIHGDGVMLVLSDRRQHCEILHGLLRYGHKIQASLLTGDLKAAERKEVMEDLDAGEVQVLVATGQLIGEGFDCRDLSTLFLATPIRFSGRLLQYLGRILRPSDEKKTARVFDYVDINVDVLTSMARHRLRVYGENQNKDEWNRLFPEDYS, from the coding sequence ATGCAGACCACATCCTTTTCAACCGGGAATACCAATTCCCTCCCTATACTCCGGCTGAGCCGGGACCTTGAGGTACTCCGCCTGCCGGAGCAACTGAAAGAAGATCTGTGCCGGACACTCCGCATGGAAAACCCGAAATGGCTGGAAAATCAGCGCATGGGAAGATGGAACGGCAACACTGCAAAACACCTTTTTTTTTATACCGAAGAAAAAGAAGGCTCCCTTCGTATCCCAAGGGGATTTACCCGAAGTCTTATGCTGATGCTCCGCAGCCACAATCTCTCCTGGGAACTGGAAGACCAACGCCTCTGCCTTCCGGAAGTTGAATTTAATTTTACAGGAACCCTCAAAGATTTCCAGAAGCAGGCCGTCTCTGCCATGGCTGCCAAAGAATTCGGCACCCTCAATGCCCCTACGGGTGCAGGAAAAACCGTCATGGCTCTGGCTCTGGTGGCCGCAAGGAAACAACCAGCCCTCATTGTGGTCCACACCCGGGAGCTGGCCCTGCAATGGGCATCCCGCATTGAACAGTTTCTGGGCATTCCCAAAGACCTTATAGGCATGATCGGCGGCGGAAAAAACCGGACCGGAGAAAAAATTACCGTGGCCCTCGTCCAGAGCCTTGTAAAAAATAAAGAAGAAATCAGCCCCCATATTGGCCACATCATTGTGGACGAGTGCCACAGGACACCTTCAAAAACCTTCACAGACGCCGTTTCCGCCTTTCCCGCCCGTTACAGCCTTGGGCTCTCAGCCACCCTTTTTCGAAGAGATAATCTGGCCCGGCTTATTTTCTGGTATCTGGGCGACGTTCATCACGCTGTAGACTCCAGAAAGCTGGTCCGGAACGGGGATATTCTGGCAGCGGAGGTCCATTTCCGGAAAACGGATTTCAAACCCTTCCACGACCCCGTAACAGCTTACGCAAAAATGATGAAGGAACTCATCACGGACAAAGACAGAAACCATCTCATTGCCGAAGATGTGGCCCGGCAGTGCCGCATACACGGAGATGGTGTGATGCTGGTTCTCTCCGACAGACGTCAGCATTGTGAAATTCTCCACGGCCTGCTCCGTTATGGCCATAAAATCCAGGCATCCCTGCTCACCGGAGATCTCAAGGCGGCGGAAAGAAAAGAAGTCATGGAGGACCTGGATGCAGGTGAAGTACAGGTGCTGGTGGCCACAGGCCAGCTCATTGGTGAGGGTTTTGACTGCAGAGATCTCTCCACCCTGTTTCTCGCCACGCCCATCCGTTTTTCCGGTCGTCTCCTGCAATACCTCGGCCGAATCCTTAGACCTTCGGACGAAAAAAAAACCGCAAGGGTTTTTGATTACGTGGATATCAATGTGGATGTTCTCACGTCCATGGCCCGGCATCGCCTCCGTGTTTACGGTGAGAATCAGAATAAAGACGAGTGGAACAGACTCTTCCCAGAAGATTATTCATAA
- a CDS encoding HD domain-containing phosphohydrolase — protein sequence MGKEDKKETILFVDDEISILEIAQEFFQHKGYRVFTAVNGVKALEILEKERIGCCFTDINMPEMDGLELAEHIRRMDNTLPVVVMTGYPSLENTIRTLKNGVVDFLIKPVNLNQMDLCVKRVLRERRLFVENLLLKEEVARKVQLESLNRDLEARVSELGILNRIMDAFTHVPESGDVFRRLVDMAREFCFASAAWFYVVNDLFPFPREVAAVSGMVPGAGGPDSGLSMLLQDVASDGLPFLLKNNPMDGSLPDNVGSAMVIPLKIREKVFGLLYAVREKSGGAFVDKDLYYASAMAVHAAHAIENLALYENIYENLFATLYAFVSAIEAKDAYTQQHSNRVADLSVLLGRELGLDAESLDVLLFAGRLHDIGKIGVRDEVLLKPGRLNDAEYEAIKEHPVIGAGIVSKLGLWNREQEIILYHHERYDGTGYPKGLSGKEIPFLARILSVADAYDAMASDRAYRRRMAEKDIFSVMQEVRGKQFDPEILDVFLRLGQDGRLA from the coding sequence ATGGGAAAAGAGGATAAAAAAGAAACTATTCTTTTTGTTGATGATGAAATAAGTATTCTTGAAATTGCTCAGGAATTTTTTCAGCATAAAGGGTACCGGGTCTTTACGGCGGTGAATGGCGTTAAGGCCCTTGAAATCTTAGAAAAAGAACGTATTGGATGCTGTTTTACGGATATAAATATGCCGGAAATGGACGGACTTGAGCTGGCTGAACATATCCGGCGCATGGATAATACACTGCCTGTTGTGGTCATGACTGGATACCCTTCTTTAGAAAATACCATCCGGACCTTAAAAAATGGTGTTGTGGATTTTCTGATCAAGCCTGTGAATCTCAATCAGATGGATCTTTGTGTAAAGCGGGTGCTGCGGGAACGCAGGCTTTTTGTGGAAAACCTTCTTCTGAAAGAGGAGGTGGCCCGCAAGGTTCAGCTGGAAAGTCTGAACAGGGATCTGGAAGCCCGTGTTTCGGAGCTGGGAATTCTGAACCGTATCATGGATGCCTTCACCCATGTTCCGGAAAGCGGGGATGTGTTCCGCCGCCTGGTCGATATGGCCCGTGAGTTCTGTTTTGCAAGTGCTGCCTGGTTTTATGTGGTAAATGATCTTTTTCCTTTTCCCAGAGAAGTGGCTGCGGTTTCGGGAATGGTTCCGGGGGCAGGCGGTCCGGATTCCGGCCTGTCAATGCTGCTGCAGGATGTGGCATCGGACGGTCTTCCTTTTCTTTTGAAAAATAATCCCATGGATGGATCTCTGCCGGATAATGTGGGTTCTGCAATGGTTATTCCCCTCAAAATCAGGGAAAAAGTCTTTGGCCTTCTTTATGCGGTCAGGGAAAAATCCGGGGGTGCCTTTGTTGATAAGGATCTTTATTATGCCAGTGCCATGGCGGTGCATGCGGCCCATGCCATAGAAAACCTTGCATTGTATGAAAATATTTATGAAAATCTTTTTGCAACCCTCTATGCTTTTGTTTCTGCCATAGAAGCCAAGGATGCCTATACCCAGCAGCATTCGAACCGGGTTGCCGATCTTTCCGTTCTTCTGGGCAGGGAGCTGGGGCTGGATGCGGAATCTCTGGATGTCCTGCTTTTTGCCGGTCGCCTGCATGACATTGGTAAAATTGGTGTGCGGGATGAGGTGCTGCTTAAACCTGGTCGCCTGAATGATGCTGAATATGAGGCCATCAAGGAGCATCCGGTTATTGGTGCGGGCATAGTGAGTAAACTCGGACTCTGGAACCGTGAGCAGGAAATTATTCTGTACCACCACGAGCGTTATGATGGCACTGGCTATCCCAAGGGGCTTTCCGGGAAGGAAATTCCTTTTTTGGCCCGTATTCTCAGTGTTGCGGATGCCTACGATGCCATGGCTTCGGATCGTGCCTACCGCAGACGTATGGCAGAAAAGGATATTTTTTCTGTGATGCAGGAAGTACGGGGAAAACAGTTTGACCCTGAAATACTGGATGTTTTTTTACGGCTGGGCCAGGATGGGCGGCTTGCATGA